aaaatataatgaaaaacaaaacacGTACAAAGCCAAAGAGAGTCCTACGTACTATTGCTTAATACTCTGGAAGATGAAAACTGGAAATGTTAAATATGCCTGAGGATACATACAGAGTGTATAATTTGCATTGACGAGCCGGGCAGCTGCTTCTGGGGGCAAGGTACTTAGAACGTCTTTGTGCGCTAGCAAAGACATTTGCTGTGTGTGCCTTAATTCTCGCTCATCCCTCAATCGCACGTCTTTTGCGTGGCTCACCGTTTGCAGCTGCGACAGCCTAAAGGGAAAACTAGCTTGTACAATGAAATAAGGAGCTTACTATACTACTCACAAACACATCTTAACATATTTCCGCCgaggaaaatataaagttaattCTCTCCTTACGAATGAAGCGCTCAGAAACGAATTTACCACTGCATTCACACATTTAAAGCTCTTATAAGTAGCTTATGTCTTTACAACCAGCTGATCcatgaatttattaaactgAACCCATTAAAgttcaatttctatgttttcttttcttttgttcaatCTAGAGATgctatacagggtgtctccGAAATCATACTATAAGCGATTAGGTGGTGATTTTACATGCAAAAATAgatcagaaaaagaaaagaatatcacttttttatttaaagctccgttttcgaaaaaattaagtttaaaAGCCCATCAGGTATCCTGCATTAGCtggaaatttcgaattatGAAACTTTTGTTTCTGCTCGTGTCTGTATTATTAAACATGGACAATGTCACGATTTGCTAAGCTTTCAAACACACTTCTCTTGAAAATGAAgcgttaaatgaaaaaatgttattcctTCCTTTCGGCTTATTTTTGCACGTAAAATCACCACCCGACCGCTTGTACTATAATTTCGAAGGCATCCTGTATATAATTCAAGAAAAgagatttgaaaaaaattttgctTATCAAACCTTTGAATCTTTAATTTGCTGGACGTAACAGGAGCTCCAAAAAATTGACGCTCATTAGTTTCTTGAAACGCACtcatatttaattgaaaacatTTGTCTTGTTCAGATTAATTGCTGCAGAGCTTCACACAACATGAACAGATCATACAGGGCTACAGAGGAAAGGATGAATCAACTTGGAAAGCTTGTTTCCAGATCTGCTACGCGCTAAGCAAACTTAGGGGCTAAACAAATGTATAATCCTTTAATTAacacaaaattaaaaactctTTCTATTGAATTATGATATCTTATTTAATAGAAACTATCAGctaaacgaatgaaaaatattacagagGATAATACGCTAGAATCAAacgtgtaattatttttcttgacactaaaaagtattattttaaaataataattcttcgaCGAGATGtttgaattgaaatttataaaagtccttcaataataatacattttttctttgtgaataaaaaagaatcaaaATAAACCATGCCTGAAGACCACttctatttaaaaacatagagatatattatatgtattaagttgccccaaaagtttctttcgttttataaggaaataatagatgcacaataTTCTATtgtcttatattattttattgaattacgtatgatctaTTTTGTTCCATTGGAactataaaacgaaagaaagaaacttttgagacaacctaatatattacctcatataaagttaaatattaatgcCTCAACTATTCCAAAAAGGAATgtgtataacactatatagcGACTATACTAAATAATGATAGATATCAATGAATTATGtactatatatacaatttaattaagataaaagaatataatacatacttCAGGGCAAGAGTTTCCTTGTCTTCTCCAATTGGAGTATCAATAGCCTCTTTCGCTATCTCGACTGGTCCCTCAGACTTTGACGGTGAAGGATGTTCCACGATTGGTTCCACAGTGCTAGAAGATGACGCCTCCTTTTTTGGGCTGAGGTCGGAGCTCGCTGAACTACCCATCTTCCTCAGCTCTTCGTTCACTCTGATTGCGTTAGAGAGGCGTAATTGCAATGTGTCACGTTCTTCGAGTAACTGCATCAATTCGTGCGTCAATTCCTCACATCTGACGTCCCTTTGATGAAGCATATATAACGCAAGATCTAGTTCTTGCGAAGTCGACGCTTTGTTTTCTTCGTCAGAAGCTTCTACGCTTCGAACTGCAGAAGTATCAGTCGCAGGAACGTCTTTCGTTAAAACATTTCGAATTAATTCATATTCCTTCACTTTCTCTTCTAAAAGTGTcttcaatgaatttatttcCGTTTCTCTGGCCGCTAAAGTATTTTTGAGCTCGGTAAGTTGTTTTCTTGCTTCATCGTATGATGCTAAAACTTCCTCTATACGTTCCTCTTTCTcatgaatttgaattttcaaattgtgaAGCTCCGCATCTTTGGTGATACTCAATTCGGCCAACCTACGTTCTTTCTCTGCCAGGTCGGAGCTAACTCGAATCAATTCTTCGTCCTTCTGGTGCAATTCGTTTTTCATTGTCTGCTCTATCGTAGAAAATTCTTTCAGTTGCTTCTTCAGATTTTCAATGTCCGTATCCCTCAATCGTagttcgtttaaaatattttgattttcctTGACTAATCTTTGCTTTATTTCGTCGATCtccatttctttctctctcagtTTCTTCTCCAAGAATTCATGAGCCTCCAAACGAACCTGTTCTTTCTCGATACTAAGTTTTTGTATAGCTTCTTTAGTTGTTTCCGAGAGCCTCTCAAATTCTTGCAAACGAGAAGCTTCTTTCTGCAATCCAACAATTGTTGATTTCAAATGTTGAATTTCCTGTTCCTTACCGTATAATTCAGTAGTCAATCTCTGCACCATTTCACGCAATTCAAATTCATCTGATTGAGGCTCCATGCTGGCTTGAAGAGACAACTGAGAGTCTTTCTCAGCTATGACATACTTTAGTTCGTTAATTTCCTGTTCCTTGGCATACAACTCATTCTGAAGCCTAACAATTTGTTCTTGATCTTGAACCGATCTTCGATCTTTGGAATGAAGACTTGCCTCTTCTTTGGAAACAAATTCTTGATTTTGTATCTCTATTCGTTGTTTCAAAGCGTCAATTTGTTTTTCCTTATCTTCGGCTCTTATAGTAGCTACTTCCAAAGCAGATTCCAACTCAGCCTTTTCATTATACAGGCAATTGATTCTTTGTTGCATTTCTTGAATTATGCTGGgatatgtattttcatttagaATGTATTTCAAATGCTCAAtctcttcttccttcctttccaaTTCAACCTGCATATTATCTATCGTACGCTGTAAATTTTGTTCGTTATTACCCATTTTAAAAACTGGTAAACCATCTATAGTATTAGAAGAGCTCGGTTGATGTTGACTCTGCTGTACAGTAGTTAATAATCTATCAATCTCCATTTGTTTCTCATTTAACGTTTGACTGCTCTTCTCTAATAGAGATACCTTCTCATTCAAACTATGATGAGTTTCTTCTAATGTCTTACGAGTGGCTTCTAATTCCAAATTTAAAATGTCTATTTGTTCTGTTTTCCTTAAGAGctcatttttcaaatcttcTACGTTTTGTACCTCTGTACGAAGtttatcaatttcaattttattgttatctaAAACTATCTTCTGCTCTGTGGTTTCCTGAATATGATGCTGCAAAATCGACTCTTTCTCCATCAAAGTTAACGTCGTACTTTGAACTTCTTGCTCTAAAGTCTGAATACGTAATATGTATTCATTTACACTGACTGATGCTGCTTCAGATTCATTCAAACGCTTATTCAGTTCTTCAATCGTTTCTGTATATCTTTGATTATCCAACGACAATTTTTGAACTCTTGCCTTGCTTTCAGATAACTCTAGTTGTTTCTCGGTCAACTGGTCagttattgatattaaattaaccTGAATAGATTCTAGATTTGACTCCTTTTCCATCAAATTTTGCTTTAAAAGCTCCAGTTCTTGTTGCAGAATACGAAACTGAGAAATATTACTCTGTTTTTCAAGTGAATGCTCACTTATAACTTTCTCTAACGTCGATAGTCTTTCATTAAGATTTTGtatctgtttttctttttcctcaaTTTCTATTGCATGTTTTTGTACTAACTCTTGAGTAGCTTGACTGACAGTAGCACTGACAGTTTCCATACTCTGTTGCTGAATACATTCATTTTCTTTGTCACTAAGAGATTTTTTCAGAATTTCCAGCTGTTGTTTCTTTTCATTGAGCTCCTGATTCAGACCCTGTATAGTGTCCTGTAATTTTAACTTTGCACCTTCATTGTCTGTATACTGTTTTTGAAGTTCCTGCTTCAAGTCCGCCACTTCTTGTATTCTGATATTCAAAAGATCGATCACTTCCACCATCGACGCATTCATAGAAGATAATTGTTTCTCTGAAGATGTCATTAAAGCGGTTAGCTTTTCTTCTGCAGATGCTTTTTCTTGTAGAACGTCCTGTAATCTTTTCTGTAGTTCGATAGCATTTGATTCGGAGATTTCGATTTGTTGACGCAAATCGGCTATTTCCATTTCCAATTTACTAGTTTTTTCAAATGCTTCCTCCTTCAAAAAATCAGTATTTTGTCTCATGGCCGTAACTTGATCATTGGCATCCATCAAACTCTGTTCATACTGCTTCCTCAATAAATCATATTCTTCTCTAGATTTGCTTAACATTCCCTGCAATTccgaaattcttttatttaaatcgtcTACGATCTGGATAGATTCATTTTCTTCCGCAGTTCGTTTTGATTCTAAAGCAGATAATTTCATCTTTAACTCTTCTAAGAAATGTTGAAGTTGCTCATTTTCAGTTGCAAGCGCCTCCATCTCATCCTTAAGATCGTCGATCTCATCTTTATATGTTTTACACAAATTTTCGTAATCTGCTTCCTGAACAGATCGCTTTTCTCGAGAGCGTTCCTGTATAACTGGCTTAGACTCTTCGTTCAAAgaaatgttttcatttttagaaaTGTCATTTCCGTCTAACTTAACTGCACTTTCCTGTAGTCGTTTGTCAAGAACCTCGACTTTATCAGATAATTCCTTATTTTGAATACGTAATACTTCCATATCCATGTCctgtctttctttcatttccataTACCTTTCATTCGCAGAAACTACCACATCTAAACGTTTTATCAAAGCCTCTTTCTCAGCAACAGTATTTTTCTGTTCTTCTTTAAGCTCTACTAAGGTCTTTTCCAATTTACTAATCTGAGACTTCAATTCTTCCTCTATTGCAGAATctaattcataaaaatcactTGCTGACTTCTGTATTTTTATCTGTTGTTGGAGACTCTCCAGCTGTACCTTAtactctttcaatttttttatcagtTTTGCATTCCTCAATTGAGTAGCCTTACTTTCTTCCGTcatcttctccttctccttctctaAATCTTTGATCTGATCCTGTAGATCATCTATTTTGGCTTGTAACTGCATTTCCTTGCTTGGAATCAATGTAGTAGTGAGATGCTGTTCATCAATTAACTGAGCATCATCCACATTCCATCCCCAGGTTTCCTCGTCGAGTTTTTCCATTGATCCAGCATCCCATGCTGCTTCCACATCCAAGGAAACCTCCTGCTGAATTTCCTCTGTTGTAACTTTTGTGGTCTTCGGTTCTGTCTGTTGTCCAACAGTAATTTCCTCTAATGGAGTAGATTCTTTCGACATATCCATGATGGTGGGTGTTTTATCGGACTGTTTATACACCTCTTCCAGAGCTTGAGTAAGGTTTACAACTGGTTCTGTAGCTTCATCTCCCTCATGCATAATTTTCTCAATCTTCATCTGCAAGTGTCGTTCAACGTTCATAGAGTCCTTCAACTCCTTCATGGACCTAGACAAATCATTCACTTGCAGTTGCAACAAATCTCTCTCCTTGGTAAGAATTGATACACGATTTTCCAACTCTGTTATCAATTCAAGATCGGTAGAATTTTTCAGTTCTGCctctaaattatttatttgtaatttgcaCGAGTCTAAAAGGACTTTTTGTTGGTTTTTATCTTCAACAGTTTTGTTTAATTCTTCCTTCGTGGAGATTAAAGTCATGTTTAATTTCTCTATCTGATTATCTTTAGCTAACAATGAATCCTTGAacttattttcaatatcattttGCTGTTCCATCATTTGCGTACTAAGATTATGTAACTCTGCATTCAGTGAATCAAtctgattttctttttcagtcAGTACTTCTTTTAGCTTTTCCACATTTGCCTCTGCAGCATGTAATTGTTTCTGTGAAGCTTCTAATTCTTCAACACGTTGACTATAATTTTGAGATATCTGTGTCCTCTCTTCAATCATCAATTTCTGCAGATGATTAATCTCTTGAGTTAGATTAGAGCACTGTGCTTCCTTTTCGTTTAATAAAGTCTGCAACCTTCTCACTTCTTTGTTAATCAAAAGATCGGAATTGGAAGCAGATGACATACCAAAGATTTTAGAAGCATCAAATAATTGGGGAGCATTATTCTGAGGAGTACTGTCAAGAACGGGTGACTCTTTCTTTGATTTCTCTATAGATTCTGTATTCAAATTTCTATACGCATCTAACTCCATCTTTAATtcctctattttcttttcactgGATTCTTTATTGACTTTAAGAGACTCAATTTCTTGTTCCAAACTGTGTCTAGTATCTTGCAACAATTTTTCTGCCATTTCTCTCTGTGCTTCCATTGATTTAAGAGAATCTATTTGAAAGCTCAATTGTTGTTCTAGTTCATCAGTGCGTTTCTGAACAATTTGCATTTTTTGTTGCATGTTTAATAATTCTGTTTCTCGTATTTTGCATTCTTTGGTTAAATCAGAATTTAATAGATCAGCACCTTCCAATCTTTCTATGTTCTGTTTATTGTCTTCTAATATCTGCTCTGTTCTAACTATCTTTTCTTCCAAAGTGGCATTTCTAGATTGCTGTTCTTCAACTTTCCCTatcaattctttattttctctcaATGTTTCCTCCAATTTTGCTTTCACCTCCTCGTGATTTGCTATCAATGAATTATACTGGAACAAAAGATCATTGTATGGATCTTCCAATGATCTATTTCTCATACTAGTTTGATTCATCAAATCGTTGAATCTAAGAGATTCTCTCATCTGAACAAAGTTACCAATGGAATTAGCTAATTCATTATCCAAATTCTCAATTTCAGCTTCTCGTTCTTGTAATTTTGCTTCCAATGCTTGCACCAAAGTCTGGCATTGTTCACAATGACTACAATGTTGGACTCCAGTCATTTTTGTATCATCCTCAGTAACTTCTTCTTCCAAAGTTTGAGTAGTTTCCGTTGATGTGTTAATAACTGCTTTCTCCATCTGCTCGATCAACAATCTGCGTTCTTCCGACTCCTTTTCAACAATTTCCAGTTTTTCATTAATATGCGCCTGCTTTGACAGTAATAGCCCATTTTGAGCCTTAAGGTCATTAATTAATGCAAGCTGGTCAACATACTCTGCTTCCATAACTTGCATTCGTACACTAAGCTCTCTAGCTTTCTCCTTTATGTCCTCTAGCTCCAATTGTTTACGTTCATTTTCTTGAATAACCTGCTGTTTATAAGATTCATATTCCGATATTATATTCTGTTtgctttctctttctgttGCAAGTTCTGCTGTAGAAGATTCAATATCTTTACGTAATTTCACAATTTCCTCTTCCATTTCTGTAAGTTGTTGCATAAGGAGAGGCATCTTCTCCTTTGAATTAGTCAAATCATTTGTTaatctttcgatatttttggaAGCTTCTGTGGACTCATTTCTAGCTTGTATTAGTTTCTCTTCTAAATCGGCTATTCTATTATCCTTTTCGCGTATTGCAATCTCCACATCCTGAATTTGCTTGTTTTTAgcttctttttcatctttttcggTCGTCCACTTCTCTTCGAGCTCGGTAACCCTACTCTCAAGCTCTTGACATACCGCTGTCTTCTTCTTTAGATTAGCGGcaatttttttcatcttttctaGCTGCATTTGTATCTTGTCGTCCGAATCCTTTAACTTTTGCTCCAAATCAGCAACTTTAGCTTCTAAAGCAAGTTTAGTTTCTTCAGTTATATTATGACCAACtaatctttccttttcttctaattCACCTTTCAAGATTTCACATTCTTGCATCTTGGCATTCAATTCttcaattacattttcaaGTCTCTGGTTTTGCATTTGGGTATCTTCAGTATGCTTCACTTTTAATTGTTCTATTTGTTTATACGCGCTTCTTAATTCTGCTTGCACATCATTCACAAACCCTGTATTATTATCTATAATGCTCTGTAATTCCCAAACTTGCCTTTCAGCTTCACCTTTTTCATTCTTAGCTTCCACAATTTGTACTTCTAGATGATCtttcattgtaattaaatCAACAAATTCTCGTTGCTTCTCGACTAATTGATTTTGAATATCGTAATTTTGCTGAGAcagattttttactttttccaataaattactattttctttcgtgGTTGCATTGATATTACACTCTAGTTCATCAAGGATCATATCCTTATCTTTCAATTGCTCTACCAAAGCATCATAATCTTTCATAGGCTTTGATTCCTTTACTTTGTTATTCAATTCGACAATGTCTTTTCTCAAAGAAtgtacttcttcttctttacttTTCACTAGATTACTAAGATTTGCTACTTCGTTAGATATCGACGTTAGCAATGAATCTTTGTCTTGGATTAACATTTTATAGTTATTAAGTTCATCCTGTAAACTATCTAtcataatcattttattttgtaattccgCATTTTTAGCTTGTAACTCTTGATTTTTGTCTTCAACAATTGCTTTAAAATTAGCAATTTCATTATCCTTTTCAGAGATAGCTGCAATCTGCTCCTGATGCTTTAATTCAAATGTCGTCGTTGTACTATGCAATTGTTGTTGCAGTGAAATAATTTCTgcatctttcttttccttttcatctagtaatattttgtattcattttgcaaaattttgaaTCCCTCTTCGATGGAAGCTTTTCCTGCTTCTAGTTTCTCCATCTTTTCTTGCATTTCATTGCACTTATATTTCCATTCTTCTAAAGTATcaaacatttcttttaattcattttccaAGATTTCTACTTTCTTTCCAGACTTTTCACATTCCATAATCTGTTTACCTTTTTCCTCTAATTCTTCTTCCTTGTTTgcaagttttattttcatttcttcaatTAGGCCTGTTTGTTCTGTGATTAaacttttgcatttttctatCTCATGTTCTAAGGAAGCAACAATCATGAATTCTGTTTGTTGAGATAGGGCATCATCGGATTGTGGAGTTTCAAATACTTCCTGACCCGATTTCTGTAAACCAGTGCTATCTTGAACAGCATCTTGTTTTTCTTGATTtagtttttctaatttttcaataagtTCTAACTTCTCATTATCAGGATCATCTTGCAACATTTGATTCATTTTtagatgtaatttttctttttctagcATCACTTCAGTTAAATTATCTTTCAACTTTTGATTAAAGCTTTTAAGTTCTGACACCTTTGTAACtacttcttcattttctttcaataattcttCTATCTTGGTTCTCAAATCATTGATTTGAAGATCCTGAGTCGTTTCATGCCACTGATCTAATGAATTACGTAATTCTTTTACCTCTTTTTGTAAAAGacttttttcttccattaatATATCAACTTGTgctttaaaatcaatttctctAATTGATATCTCAGAAGCTTcagataattttgtttcaatttgaGAATCATCATCCAATTTGACAATCGTAGACAATACTTCAATTTGTTTCTGCAATTTACTATTCTCTTCAATAAGATTTGTTATTTGAACTCTAAGGTTAGATAATTCTACAGActtattatcattttcttgtaataaagtatcaacttttaatttcaaatcaaCGTTTGATTTAGATTCTACATGTTCTAGTTGTTCCTCAAGTTTTGTAAGTTTAATTACAAGTTCGCTATTTTCTTGTGTGAGAAGCTCGATTTTTGTTATACTTTCGTTGTGCTCTGGAATCCGTTCAAAAGATTCTGTCGAACCCGTATCAGAAGATCCTTTCTCTTCCACTCTGCTTAACTTCATTGTTAAATCTGTGTTTTCTTGGGTTAATTGATCAATcttctttaataattcatttttatccgGGTCATTTATAGATTCTGTAGATTCAGCatggaaattttctttttcttgaagtttatttaatttaagggttaaattactatttttctgtGTCAAATCTTCgacttttttcaataaatcgGTCTTGTCTAATTCTTGTACAGTTTCGAACGACTCTGTTGACCCAGTGTCAGATGTTCCTTTTTCCTCGAGTTttgatattctattatataactCGGCATTTTCTTGTGTTAATGTTGCCACTTGTTTGATCAATTCTGTATGATTAGCTTCCATTGAAGATTCtaatttactttcattttGCAATCTGTGCATAGCTTCTAATTGCTCTTCAAGATCAACCACTTTCATTTCTGCAGTTACTCTAAGATTTTCGGATTCTGCATTTTCTGCCTCTAGAGACGAAATTTCCCGCTTCGCCATATGGAGCTCTAAAGTGAAAATCAAATACTCATTATGGAATAATcaaatctatattttatgtcttttaaaatgtttttttaaatctggtattcaatattaattttatattcaaattaatacaaaaagaaaaaaacaatacATAGATTACCTTGCATAAGATCCAATTTTTGATTCTCTAGAATAGCAATGGCTTCAATTtgcatttcaatttctttcgtttgagCAGAAACTTTACTTTCAAGATCAACAACACGTTCTTGCCAATCTCCTGCTGAGGCTATGCAAATCGTACAACATGCCAatgatgtatgtatataattgatattaattgatAGTAAATGCAAAAGCAAGCAacttaaatattacattattacaagTAAATCCATATTCAACAAGCTTAgattcaacaatttttaattaaacatatcaACTATTCtccaattattaattaattttaagattaatTGATCTTACACTAAGCATGATTAATATTCTTCAAATCATTAATTCAACAAACAAATTCCCAAATTTAaagcaaatataaattaaggtctgtttgttaatttaattatcgcctatttatttattaatatatccaAGTGTTAACTCGTATATTTTGAACCATATTAGacagttattttatataatattaataatattatacaatatactGCAAAGGTTTTAAAAAAGATGGCaaaattgctttttttctaattgttCATGCAAGTACGTTAATTATGCAAAAAATCATGTAAaagataatacaaaattaaatatgtgCTAACAAATAAATCTAGTTCTATGAATCAGAGTGTAGCAAACTTTGACAAGTAAAGTAGGTACCAtgttatgttaaaataataaacctgatataatataattgattaGTAATctcaataaatattcatataatttaGTATAAGTATCTAACTAATCAGGTAAAAAGATTCCATCACCGGAAATTAGCACAATTACAATTGTCTCAATAGCAATATTTCTCTTATGGCAAcaagaatacaaaaaatattaacaatttgtgttatatatatatatataactatttcaTATATACAAGATCAGTTatcaaaaattcaatataaatttcttatatatatcattaaatacatatgtataaatatgtacataggCATTGAAATTTCTCTGCAGTAAGGAAGACAACAACAGGACTTAtggataattattttaagaataatataaatggaCAATGCATTGCACGTAAAATTGATAACAAAACTAGAACAATGAAAACAACGATGACAGAATTTCTGCCCTGGTTCCTACCTTTAAGCTCATCAAAGTCTACCAGACTCAGCTGAAGGTTacctttctcttcctctaaTAATGCCACTTGGTTCCCCAATCTGACAAGTTCTGCATTTGTATCAGACAcctaaattacaaaattacatgtaaacgaatttcattattattttaagtaaataattacttATACTTTCACATAATtgatcaatttaaaaattatagagctttgaaatgattaataaatttttgtccttaaaacttataaattaatagcattaatatattttaccttTTTAAAGTTCTCCAACTGTTTTTGTAGGctttttactttacttttatgttgtgctttaattttaatcat
This Bombus pascuorum chromosome 1, iyBomPasc1.1, whole genome shotgun sequence DNA region includes the following protein-coding sequences:
- the LOC132907507 gene encoding golgin subfamily B member 1-like isoform X3, which translates into the protein MWGASEESPGTTEGEASETMAHAKEKCEQNKSQLESLKEIMLKNKQSLKKKEEEVQEYARRLSKIKSRAKLSRRSRERNLTSTDVTHTSETSLADTSEGSIDDISQAKTAKAKSTLLQKKLAENRKAFEQRNKEIIETKRAVEEKVEAIRQQLEEKDVAVVGFQKEQLSSIAPVKPVMITSDVMSLIQIESIQEKENKIAELTNKILELEATIIDLQENLKEKDSVIESKTKAVTLMSADLSKKGKTTLDILEDTKDEMRTMQEHFVLLETSLKNKNENLLIQLQERDNKITELENSVDGFKKEINKQKLSESASADFSRSTMDALVETKEAMKSMQENFVLMESSLKAKNENLLQQLKDYELKLAEANERVFKLESGIGIVRDPTVDDLQFKLQKLEHNNKQLQDEKYELQKGVAELQDKIVNISMHGNGAIMEKDNRIVELENLVEELKQSNKLLEEESKAELQNQVADLTSKNEEYSNKITDLENLVHKLEEQKNEIMAKLPEESTIKEGEKVMKLTKELEELNKGMIKIKAQHKSKVKSLQKQLENFKKVSDTNAELVRLGNQVALLEEEKASAGDWQERVVDLESKVSAQTKEIEMQIEAIAILENQKLDLMQELHMAKREISSLEAENAESENLRVTAEMKVVDLEEQLEAMHRLQNESKLESSMEANHTELIKQVATLTQENAELYNRISKLEEKGTSDTGSTESFETVQELDKTDLLKKVEDLTQKNSNLTLKLNKLQEKENFHAESTESINDPDKNELLKKIDQLTQENTDLTMKLSRVEEKGSSDTGSTESFERIPEHNESITKIELLTQENSELVIKLTKLEEQLEHVESKSNVDLKLKVDTLLQENDNKSVELSNLRVQITNLIEENSKLQKQIEVLSTIVKLDDDSQIETKLSEASEISIREIDFKAQVDILMEEKSLLQKEVKELRNSLDQWHETTQDLQINDLRTKIEELLKENEEVVTKVSELKSFNQKLKDNLTEVMLEKEKLHLKMNQMLQDDPDNEKLELIEKLEKLNQEKQDAVQDSTGLQKSGQEVFETPQSDDALSQQTEFMIVASLEHEIEKCKSLITEQTGLIEEMKIKLANKEEELEEKGKQIMECEKSGKKVEILENELKEMFDTLEEWKYKCNEMQEKMEKLEAGKASIEEGFKILQNEYKILLDEKEKKDAEIISLQQQLHSTTTTFELKHQEQIAAISEKDNEIANFKAIVEDKNQELQAKNAELQNKMIMIDSLQDELNNYKMLIQDKDSLLTSISNEVANLSNLVKSKEEEVHSLRKDIVELNNKVKESKPMKDYDALVEQLKDKDMILDELECNINATTKENSNLLEKVKNLSQQNYDIQNQLVEKQREFVDLITMKDHLEVQIVEAKNEKGEAERQVWELQSIIDNNTGFVNDVQAELRSAYKQIEQLKVKHTEDTQMQNQRLENVIEELNAKMQECEILKGELEEKERLVGHNITEETKLALEAKVADLEQKLKDSDDKIQMQLEKMKKIAANLKKKTAVCQELESRVTELEEKWTTEKDEKEAKNKQIQDVEIAIREKDNRIADLEEKLIQARNESTEASKNIERLTNDLTNSKEKMPLLMQQLTEMEEEIVKLRKDIESSTAELATERESKQNIISEYESYKQQVIQENERKQLELEDIKEKARELSVRMQVMEAEYVDQLALINDLKAQNGLLLSKQAHINEKLEIVEKESEERRLLIEQMEKAVINTSTETTQTLEEEVTEDDTKMTGVQHCSHCEQCQTLVQALEAKLQEREAEIENLDNELANSIGNFVQMRESLRFNDLMNQTSMRNRSLEDPYNDLLFQYNSLIANHEEVKAKLEETLRENKELIGKVEEQQSRNATLEEKIVRTEQILEDNKQNIERLEGADLLNSDLTKECKIRETELLNMQQKMQIVQKRTDELEQQLSFQIDSLKSMEAQREMAEKLLQDTRHSLEQEIESLKVNKESSEKKIEELKMELDAYRNLNTESIEKSKKESPVLDSTPQNNAPQLFDASKIFGMSSASNSDLLINKEVRRLQTLLNEKEAQCSNLTQEINHLQKLMIEERTQISQNYSQRVEELEASQKQLHAAEANVEKLKEVLTEKENQIDSLNAELHNLSTQMMEQQNDIENKFKDSLLAKDNQIEKLNMTLISTKEELNKTVEDKNQQKVLLDSCKLQINNLEAELKNSTDLELITELENRVSILTKERDLLQLQVNDLSRSMKELKDSMNVERHLQMKIEKIMHEGDEATEPVVNLTQALEEVYKQSDKTPTIMDMSKESTPLEEITVGQQTEPKTTKVTTEEIQQEVSLDVEAAWDAGSMEKLDEETWGWNVDDAQLIDEQHLTTTLIPSKEMQLQAKIDDLQDQIKDLEKEKEKMTEESKATQLRNAKLIKKLKEYKVQLESLQQQIKIQKSASDFYELDSAIEEELKSQISKLEKTLVELKEEQKNTVAEKEALIKRLDVVVSANERYMEMKERQDMDMEVLRIQNKELSDKVEVLDKRLQESAVKLDGNDISKNENISLNEESKPVIQERSREKRSVQEADYENLCKTYKDEIDDLKDEMEALATENEQLQHFLEELKMKLSALESKRTAEENESIQIVDDLNKRISELQGMLSKSREEYDLLRKQYEQSLMDANDQVTAMRQNTDFLKEEAFEKTSKLEMEIADLRQQIEISESNAIELQKRLQDVLQEKASAEEKLTALMTSSEKQLSSMNASMVEVIDLLNIRIQEVADLKQELQKQYTDNEGAKLKLQDTIQGLNQELNEKKQQLEILKKSLSDKENECIQQQSMETVSATVSQATQELVQKHAIEIEEKEKQIQNLNERLSTLEKVISEHSLEKQSNISQFRILQQELELLKQNLMEKESNLESIQVNLISITDQLTEKQLELSESKARVQKLSLDNQRYTETIEELNKRLNESEAASVSVNEYILRIQTLEQEVQSTTLTLMEKESILQHHIQETTEQKIVLDNNKIEIDKLRTEVQNVEDLKNELLRKTEQIDILNLELEATRKTLEETHHSLNEKVSLLEKSSQTLNEKQMEIDRLLTTVQQSQHQPSSSNTIDGLPVFKMGNNEQNLQRTIDNMQVELERKEEEIEHLKYILNENTYPSIIQEMQQRINCLYNEKAELESALEVATIRAEDKEKQIDALKQRIEIQNQEFVSKEEASLHSKDRRSVQDQEQIVRLQNELYAKEQEINELKYVIAEKDSQLSLQASMEPQSDEFELREMVQRLTTELYGKEQEIQHLKSTIVGLQKEASRLQEFERLSETTKEAIQKLSIEKEQVRLEAHEFLEKKLREKEMEIDEIKQRLVKENQNILNELRLRDTDIENLKKQLKEFSTIEQTMKNELHQKDEELIRVSSDLAEKERRLAELSITKDAELHNLKIQIHEKEERIEEVLASYDEARKQLTELKNTLAARETEINSLKTLLEEKVKEYELIRNVLTKDVPATDTSAVRSVEASDEENKASTSQELDLALYMLHQRDVRCEELTHELMQLLEERDTLQLRLSNAIRVNEELRKMGSSASSDLSPKKEASSSSTVEPIVEHPSPSKSEGPVEIAKEAIDTPIGEDKETLALKLSQLQTVSHAKDVRLRDERELRHTQQMSLLAHKDVLSTLPPEAAARLVNANYTLSRDVQSQSSVLLNWLWGKSTPKVVHM